The Chanodichthys erythropterus isolate Z2021 chromosome 12, ASM2448905v1, whole genome shotgun sequence genome contains a region encoding:
- the meis1a gene encoding homeobox protein Meis1a, translating into MAQRYEDLVHYGMDAVGIPSPMYGDPHAARAMQAVHVSHGPPLHQYPHPHPHPAAPGVPSPVNDALKRDKDAIYGHPLFPLLALVFEKCELATCTPRESGVTGDVCSSESFDEDITVFSKQIRAEKPFFSSNPDLDNLMIQAIQVLRFHLLELEKVHELCDNFCHRYISCLKGKMPIDLVVDDKEGGSRSDGEEFTRTPGGTDQVFWREDDAASVHSSEAPAASSRRPGSHNGDNSSEHGDFLDQNAASPSTGEEEDPDKERKNNKKRGIFPKVATNIMRAWLFQHLTHPYPSEEQKRQLSQDTGLTILQVNNWFINARRRIVQPMIDQSNRAVGHGGPYTPDGQPMGGFVMDGQSHMGIRPPAALGGLGGVNMGLESQWHYM; encoded by the exons ATGGCGCAAAGG TACGAGGATCTGGTCCATTACGGCATGGATGCGGTCGGGATCCCTTCTCCGATGTACGGGGATCCTCACGCGGCCAGAGCGATGCAGGCGGTTCATGTGAGTCACGGCCCGCCGCTTCACCAGTACCCGCACCCGCACCCGCACCCCGCAGCTCCCGGGGTCCCGTCGCCCGTTAACGACGCACTAAAACGGGACAAAGACGCCATTTACGG gcaCCCCCTCTTCCCTCTGCTTGCACTAGTTTTCGAAAAATGTGAATTAGCGACTTGTACGCCGAGAGAGAGCGGGGTGACCGGCGACGTCTGCTCGTCCGAGTCATTTGACGAAGATATTACAGTATTTTCAAAACAG ataAGGGCGGAAAAGCCTTTCTTCTCGTCGAATCCAGACTTGGATAATTTG ATGATTCAAGCCATACAAGTGTTACGATTTCATCTGCTCGAATTAGAGAAG GTGCATGAGCTGTGTGACAATTTCTGTCACCGCTACATCAGCTGTCTGAAGGGAAAGATGCCCATTGATCTGGTGGTGGATGATAAAGAGGGGGGATCCAGATCTGACGGGGAGGAATTTACACGCACCCCGGGAGGGACAGACCAG GTGTTCTGGAGGGAGGACGACGCGGCATCTGTTCATTCTTCTGAAGCTCCAGCGGCCAGCAGCAGACGGCCCGGCTCACACAATGGAGACAACAGCAGCGAGCACG GCGACTTCCTGGATCAGAATGCCGCCTCTCCGAGCACAGGAGAAGAGGAAGACCCCGATAAAGAGAGGAAGAACAACAAGAAAAGAGGCATTTTCCCCAAAGTGGCAACCAACATCATGAGGGCTTGGCTGTTCCAGCACCTCACG CACCCGTACCCCTCTGAGGAGCAGAAGAGGCAGCTGTCCCAGGACACTGGACTGACCATCCTGCAGGTCAACAACTG GTTTATCAATGCCAGGAGAAGGATCGTCCAACCGATGATCGACCAGTCCAACCGCGCAG tagGTCACGGTGGCCCATACACTCCTGATGGTCAGCCAATGGGAGGTTTCGTAATGGACGGACAGTCGCACATGGGCATCAGACCACCAG cGGCTCTGGGTGGTCTTGGGGGAGTGAATATGGGGCTGGAGAGTCAGTGGCACTACATGTAA